The Aquitalea magnusonii region GACAGGGTGTAGGCATCGGTATGGCACACGCCGGTGGCCACCAGCTTCACCCGTACTTCACCCGCCTTGGGCGGGGCCACTTCCACTTCCTCGATGGACAGCGGCTGACCGGCAGCCCAGGCAACGGCAGCCTTGCACTTGATGATGTCTTGACTCATGGCGATCTCCTGACGGGGTAATCCGCCCGCGCCACGGCATGCATGCGGCGGTGTGCGGGGCGGTTGAGTAGGGCTGCTGGCAGGCAGCAGTAAAGCGCCATTGTATTGCGACTGTTTTTGCCGATAATCTGCCTAATCGGTAAATGATTTTTTCTCAGGAGTAATAATGGCGGCATGGCAAGGGGTAAGCGAATTCGTCAGCGTGGCCGAACTGGGCAGCTTTACCCGTGCGGCACGGGCGCTGGATCTGTCGGTGGCGCAGGTCAGCCGCGAAGTCACCCGGCTGGAACAGCGCCTGCATGTGCAATTGCTGTACCGCACCACCCGGCAGTTGACGCTGACCGAAAGCGGCCAGCTATACCTGCAGCATTGCCGCCAGTTGCTGGACGGGCTGGACGAAGCCGAACGCGCACTGTCGCTGCATCAGGCCGTACCGCAAGGCAGGCTCAAGCTCACCGCGCCGGTGGCCTATGGTGAAAGCCATATCGCCCCGCTGATTACCGACTTTCTGCAGCAATACCCGGCGCTGGAGATTCAGCTCAACCTCAGCAACCAGGTGCTGGACCTGGTGGCCGAAGGCTATGACCTAGCCATCCGGCTTGGGCATCTGAGCGAATCCAGCCTGGTGGCGCGGCGACTTGCCAGCCGCCGCCAGCATGTGTGTGCCGCCCCGGCTTATCTGCAACGTCACGGCCTGCCCAACAGCCTGTCCGAACTGGAGCAGCACAACTGCCTGCTGGGCAGCAACGACTTCTGGCATTTACAGGAAGGCGGCAAACGCCGCCTGCTGCGGGTGAAGGGCAGCCTGCGCTGCAATAGCGGCCACGCGCTGACCCATGCCGCGCTGCAAGGGGTGGGCATCGTCCAGTTGCCGGATTACTACGTGGCGCGTCATCTGCACAGCGGCGCGCTGGTGGAGTTGCTGACCGCCTATCGCGAACCGGACGAAGGCATCTGGGCGCTGTATCCGCACAAGCGTCAGCTCTCGCCCAAGGTGCGCATGCTGGTGGACCATCTGGCCGAGCGCCTGCCCGGCTTCAAGCCGCCTCAAGCCTGACGCTGGCTTATCATCAGGCCGCGCTTGCCCAGGGGCTGGCGGTGACGCTGGTGGAGGACAGTCACAACAACCATTTTTCCTTGCTGGATGAACTGGCGGTTGCCGACAGTCCGCTGAGCCTTGCCTTGTTGCGGATGGTCGGGGCTTGGAGCCGCTCACAAAACCTCGTAGAGCACCCGAGTCAAGGCGCGCCGACGCAGACAGTACAGTGAGTACGGCAAGTCGGCGCAACGCAGAATCGGGGGGGTGTTAGCGGGTCTTAAGCCTGCTCAGGCCGCAGGGGCTATCAGCGCATGCAGCCCGCCCCAGGCAATTTGCAGGCCGACGGCAAAAATCAGGAAGGCCATGAAGCGGTTGATCATGTTTTCCGATGCCGCGCCCAGCCGCGCCACCAGTTGCCCGGCATTCAGATAGCACAGGTATATCAGCACGCTCATGGCGGCCATGCCGATGATCAGCCCGCTGGTACTCAGCGCCGAGCGGACATAGCTTTCGTTGTAACTGTGTGCGCTGAGGGTGAGCACCACCGAGATGGTGCCCGGCCCCACGGTGAGGGGAAAGGACAGCGGGTAGAACAGGTCATTCTCCACACTGCTGCGCTGTCCGGCATCCACCGCTGCCGATTCCGCGCTATTGGCCGGCTTGTCCTGATTACTTGCCGTGCTGCTGAGCGATGTCCAGCCCATCTTGCAAATCATGATGCCGCCGGCCAGCTTCACCACCGGAATGGACAGGCCGAACAGCATCAGGATCCAGCGCCCCGTGAACAAGGCGGCAATCACCGTCAGCATGGCGTACCAGGCAATCTTGCGGATGGCCTGCTTGCGCTCAGCCAGCGGCAGATGGCGGAAATAAGGGTTGACGATGAAGGCGGTGCCAATCGGGTCCACCACCGGAAACAAGGTGATGAAACCGACAAAAGCAGCATGCAGTACGGTATTGAAATCATCCAGCAAGGCAATCATGACAGGCATCCGGAGGGTGATGGCAGGGTTTGGTGTACAGCGTTGGCGGGGTATTGCCACGGTTTTGCGACGCTAGCACGGGCCTGTCGGCAGCCTCAATGTGCCACCCGGCTTGATCTGCGCATTCCATACCATCTTGGGAAACTTCCTAAGCCGGTGTGATGAAGCCGCCGGCCAGCGCTTGCGCGCACGGGCAAACCGGGTGAAATGCCGCCGGGGATTCCGTATCATGCAGCTTTGCCGCCGGCCTGTTGCCAGGCGGCGCTCTGCATGCAAGGCCATCCATGTCCCTTACCCGGCAAATCCCCCGCGAAGAAATCAAGACCATGCCGCTGTTTCCGGCGCTGACCCCGGAGCAGGTATGCATGCTGGACAGCCCGGAAGCCCTGGCCGCTGCCATGCCTGCGCTGCTGGCAGCCCCGGTGCTGGGTTTTGATACCGAATCCAAACCTACCTTCCGCAAGGGCGAGGAGTCGGACGGCCCGCACCTGATCCAGTTGGCCGACAGCCAGTGCGCCTGGCTGGTGCCGGTGGTGAAGGGCGTGCTGCCGGAGGAAATCAAAGCCTTGCTGGCCGATCCGGCCCGCCCGCTGGTGGGTTTCGATCTGGTATCCGACCGGGCGCTGCTGAAAAGCCGCTTGGGCGTGGAATGCGGCGGGCTGATCGACCTGGGTAATCTGCTGCCCTCGGACGATGCCCGCATCACCGTGGGCGCGGTGCAGGCGGTGGCGCGGCTGTTTGGCGCTTACTTTCGCAAGTCGAAAAAGCTGTCCACCACCAACTGGTCACGCCTGCCCTTGAGCCCGGCCCAGCAAGCCTATGCCGGTAACGATGCCTGGGTGGCGCTGCGCGTGTATCAGGAACTGCAAGCCCGTGGCCTGTTGCGGGAAACCACGGCATGAACGACTGGACGCGCGACTTTGCCATTCTGGACGCGCTGGACGAGGCCAGCCGCGCCCAGTTGCTGGCCCACTGTCATGCCCTGAGCGCCCCGGCCGGCACGGTGCTGTTTCGCGAAGGCAGCCCCTGCCAGGCCTATCTGTTTTTGCTGCAAGGGCAGATCCGGGTACAGAAAGTGGGCGAAAACGGCCGCGAAATCACCCTGTACCGGGTGGAAAGCGGGCAAACCTGCATTGTCACCACCGCCTGCCTGATGAGCGGTAACGACTACGATGCCGAAGGGGTGGCCGAAACCGCCATCCACGCCCAGGCGCTGCCGATTCCGGCATTTCGCCAATTGCTGGCCGACTCCGCCAGCTTCCGCGACTTCGTGTTCCGCGCCTATGGCAGCCGCATTGCCGATTTGCTGTTACTGATCGAGGAAGTCAGCTTTGGCCGCATCGACCAGCGTCTGGCCGCCTGCCTGTTGCAACGCGCTGGCGGCCAGAGTGCCTTGGCCATGACCCATCAGGAACTGGCGGCAGAGCTGGGCAGCGCGCGCGAGGTGATCAGCCGTCAGCTCAAGGACTTCGAGCGCCGTGGCTGGATCCGCCTTGGCCGTGGCCAGTTGCAATTGCTGGATGCTGCTGCCTTGCAGCAGCTGACTGGTAAGTAGGCTGTGGTACAGAGCTGCGAACAAAACCTCGTAGAGAACCCGAGCCAAGGCGCGCCGCCGCAGACAGTACATGGCGTACGGCAAGGCGGCGCAACGCTGGAGCGGGGGTTTTGTTAGCGGCTCTTATGGCTGGCCGCGCTGCTGTGTGACCTAGTCACTGAAGCGGACGGCGGCAAGGTCTAGCATCTCCTCATCGCCATCCCGCATGGCCCTGAACCGAGGAGAACACTATGTCCCCGAATGTAGGCGGTATCGACCGCATCCTGCGCATCGTGATTGGTATTGCCCTGATCATTGCCACCGTGGCCGGCCTGCTGCCGGTGTGGGGCTGGATCGGCGTGGTGCCGCTGGCCACCGGGCTGATTGGCTGGTGTCCGGCCTATCTGCCGTTTGGCATCAAGACCTGCAAGCTGAAGTAAGCGCGGCTGGCAAAATCCCTGCTGCTGCGTTGCGCCGCCTTGCCGTACTCCTTGTACTGTCTGCGTCGGCGCGCCTTGCCCCAGGGGCGCTGCGCTATTTTGTCAGCCGCGCCTGGGTATGCTCGCAAAACCCTGCTGCTGCGTTGCGCCGCCTTGCCGTACTCTTTGTACTGTCTGCGTCGGCGCGTCTTGCCTCAGGGGCGCTGCGCTATTTTGTCAGCCGTGCTTGGGCATGCTCACAAAACCCTGCTGCTGCGTTGCGCCGCCTTGCCGTACCCGGTGTGCTGTCTGCATTGGCGCGTCTTGCCCCAGGGGCGCTGCGCTATTTTGTCAGCCGCGCTTGGGTATGCTCGCAAAACCGTGCTGCTGCATTGCGCCGTTGCCTGCAGCAGGTGCAGACCTGCCCGAATGGCCGTAGCCGGTGGCATGGTGTAGCCTGACAGCCTTGCTTTCCTACCGGTCTGTTCATGTCCTCTGCTACGCCTGCCCGCCCCTTGTTGCAACGTATCAGCCCCTTGCTGGGGCTGTTGCCCTTTCTGCGTACTTATCGCCGTCGTGCCTGGCTGGCCCTGCTGGCGCTCACCGTGGCCGCCGTCTCCACGCTGGTGTTGCCCATGGCCTTCCGCGTGCTGATCGACCAGGGTTTTTCCAGCCGTAATGCCGGTCATATCAACCAGTACTTCCTCATGCTGTTTGGTGTGGCGGTGGTGCTGGCTCTGGCCACCGCCGGGCGCTTTTATCTGGTGTCCTGGCTGGGCGAGCGGGTGACGGCGGACGTGCGCAGCGCGGTGTATCGCCACGTCATCAGCATGAGCCCGCAGTATTTCGAAACCACCCAGACCGGCGAAGTGCTGTCGCGCCTCACCACCGATACCACGCTGGTGCAGACGGTGATCGGCACCAGCCTGTCCATGGGCCTGCGCAATGTGTTGCTGATGCTGGGCGGGCTGGTGATGCTGGCCATGACCAGTCCCAGCCTCACCGGCTACATTCTGGTGACGCTGTTGCTGGTGGTGCTGCCCATCGTGCTGTTTGGCCGCCGCGTGCGGGCGCTGTCCAAGTCCAGTCAGGACCGCATTGCCGATTCCAGCGCCATGGCTGGGGAGGTGCTCAACGCCATTCCCACCGTGCAGGCTTTCAACCAGCAGGCGGCGGAAGCCAGCCGCTTTGTCGGCTCGGTGGAGCTGAGTTTTGCCACCGCGCTGGCGCGCATCCGCGCCCGTTCGCTGCTGACGGTGGCGGTGATCATGCTGATCTTCGGTGCCATCGTGTTCGTGTTGTGGCTGGGTGCGCAGCAAGTGCTGGCCGGGCAGATGAGCGGCGGCCTGCTGGCGCAGTTCATCCTGTACGCAGTGGTGACGGCCGGGGCGATTGGCGCGGTGGCCGAGGTATGGGGCGATGTGCAGCGCGCCGCCGGGGCTACCGAGCGGCTGATGGAGCTGCTGCAACTGGCCTCGCCAGTGACCGAACCCGCCCAGCCGCATGCCTTGCCGACGGCAGGGCGGCTGCGCTTGCAGCAGGTGAGCTTTGCCTACCCCTCACGGCCGGAGCAGCCCTCGCTCAGCCAGATTGATCTGGAACTGGCTCCCGGCGAGCACGTGGCGCTGGTGGGGCCGTCCGGTGCGGGCAAGTCCACGCTGTTCCAGCTCTTGCTGCGTTTTTACGACCCGCAACAGGGGCAGATTTCCCTGGGCGGCATCGACATCCGCCAACTGGCGCTGGCCGATTTGCGCCAGCACATTGGCGTGGTGCTGCAGGATTCGGTGATTTTTGGCAGCAGCGCGCTGGAGAACATCCGCTATGGCAGGCCGGATGCCAGCGATGAGGAAGTCTACGCGGCGGCTCGTGCTGCGGCCGCGCATGACTTCATCCAGGCCCTGCCGCAAGGCTATGCCACTTATCTGGGCGAGCGCGGCGTGCGCTTGTCTGGCGGTCAGCGCCAGCGCATTGCCATTGCCCGCGCCATCCTGAAAAACCCGCCCATCCTGCTGCTGGACGAAGCCACCAGCGCGCTGGATGCCGAATCGGAACAACTGGTGCAAGAGGCGCTGGAGCGTGCTGCCGCCAATCGCACCACGCTGGTGATTGCCCACCGGCTGGCCACGGTGAAGGAAGCCGACCGCATCGTGGTGCTGGAAGGCGGGCGCATCGTGGCACAGGGGCGGCATGAGGAACTGCTGCACAGCTCGCCCTTGTATGCGCGGCTGGCGGCCTTGCAGTTTGCTGCCGGCTCAGCCGGCGCGTGACAGGCCACGCTGGCGGAAGCGCTGGTGTTCCTCTGGCGGAACCAGCGCACCGCCTGTGGTCCACACCACATGATGGGCATCCGCCAACTGCTGTTGCAGGCCGTGCGCTGCCAGATAAGCCTGCCCGGCTGTGCTATTGCATAGCCAGTCGGGGCCACGCACCGCCGCTGCAGCGGATGGCTCCAGCGCCAGTTGGCAGTGGTCTTCCACCTGCAAGCGCAGGCGGAACAGATCGTCATCGCCAACGGTAAACACCCCGCTCAATTCGGCCCGCATCAGGGGGGCCACCAAGGGCGAAGCCAGGCCTACCGCCAGACCATCGGCCTCGGTGCGGTTGTCCAGCCCGATGTCGTATACCGATAGCGGCGCATCGCTGCCGCTGGCCAGTTGCACCAGCATGCAGGGCGAAGCCACCGGCTCGGCAAAAAAACAATGCACATGCGGGCCGAACAACAGCTTCAGGCCAAAGGTAATGCCGCCCGGTGCGCCACCCACCCCGCAAGGCAGGTAGACAAACAAGGGGTGGGCCGCATCCACCACTGCGCCCTGCGCTGCCAGTTGTGCGGCTAGCGCAGCCGCGGCGGCGGCATAACCCAGCAGCAGCGGCAGCGAGTGTTCGTCATCAACAAAATAACTGTTGGGGTCGGCTTCGGCCGTGGCGCGGCCCGCCGCCACGGCGGCGGCGTAGTCACCGGCATGTTCCACCACGGTCACCCCACGCTGGCGCAGCCGCGCCTTTTTCCATTCCTTGGCCTCCACCGACATATGCACCACGGCCTGAAAACCCAGCGCCGCCGCCATGATGCCAATGCTCAGGCCCAGATTGCCGGTGCTGCCCACCACCACCCGGTGGCTGGCAAACAAGCTGCGTGCCGCCGCGCCTGCCAGCAGGCGGCGGTCGTCTTCCGGTTGCAACACACCGTGCTGCAAGGCCAGCGCTTCGGCATGGGCCAGCACCTCGTGAAAACCGCCACGCGCCTTGATGGAACCGGCCACCGGCAGCGCATGATCGCCCTTCAGCCAGCACTGCCCCTGCACGCCACGGTATTCCGGCAGGGCGTACAGCGCGCTGGCATCGTGCAAGGCGGATTCGATCTGCCCCTGCGTGGCGGCCAGTTCGGGAAACAGCATGGCCAGCAGGCCGGCACAGCGTTGCAGCCGCGCTGCGGCCTCGTGGACTTGTTCCGCCGTGGGGGCGCTGGCAGGCAGGGCGCTGCCCAAGCAGGGGTTCAGCCACAGCAGGGCTTGTTTTGACTGTAGGGCGGCTAATAGGCTGACCGGCAGGGTGGCAGGCATGGCGTGTCTTCCGGGTGAATATATAGCCCGCATTCTAGAGCGCCACTGCTGCCAAAAAACAGCGATACTTGCTGCTGAATCCATTAGTGGAGCTTATGTCAATGCTGGATGCTTCCATCCTGGCCCACCTGCGTTGCTTTGACGTGGCGGCCCGCCTGCTCAGCTTCACCGCCGCCGCCGGGCAGCTGCACCTGACCCAGAGCGCGGTCAGCCAGCAAATCCGCCAGTTGGAACAGCGGCTGGGCTACCCGCTGTTTGTGCGTCAGCACCGCCGCCTGCAACTCACCGCCCAGGGCCAGACGCTGTACCGCACCGTCAGCACCGCCTTGCAAGACATCGACACCACCTTGCAGCAACTGGCGGAGCAGGACAGCGTGCTGCAGATCAGTTGTGCGCCGTCCTTTGCGCTGGACTGGCTGATGCCGCGCCTGAGCGCCTTCCAGCAGCAATACCCGGCTATTCAGGTTAGGCTGCGCGCCGAATTCCAGCGCATGCGCCGGCAGGACATGCTGGCGGCGGGCGTGGCCATCTGCATCCGCTACGACCCGGACGAGATGGCCGATCTGCCCGGTATTCCCCTGCTGGATGAAGTGCTGCTGCCGGTGGCCAGCCCGGACTGGTTGGCCGCCCATCCCGATCCGTGCCGTCCCGGCATGTCTCTGACGCGCCTGCATGACAGCGCCGCCTGGGACGGTGCGCCGCCATTTGCCGAATGGGACTGCTGGCAGCAAGGCGCGGCAGAGGCGTTCCGCTTTGCCCCCGCGCCGTGGCAGGAGCGGGAATACAATCTGGCCAGCCTGTCGCTGGCGGCGGCCTGTCAGGGGCAGGGTGTGGCCATGGCGCGCGCCGCCCAGGTGCTGGAACTGCTGCAGCAAGGCCGCGTGCAACAGGTACTCCCTGCCACGGTGGCCGCCCCGGCGCGTTATGTGTTGCGCTGCCTGCAGCCGGAAGACCGCCGGGTACAGTTGTTCAGCCAGTGGCTGCAACAGGCCTGCCAGCAGTTTGTGCGCCAGCGCCGGCAACGGCTGGGGGTGTGACCGGGGTGACGGGCAGGGTAAAACTGGCCCGCCACCGCGCTTTGCACTACATTGATTTTCCCTGCTTTTACCGCCAGCCATCATGAACCAGCCACCAACACCGGACAGCCAGGGTTTTCTGCCCGCCACCCACCAGGTGGTGCTGCGCTACCACCAGGCGTGGAAACAGCGTCGGCTGGAGGACATCCTGGCGCTGTACCACCCGGACATCGCCTATCACGATTTCCTGCAAAACCGGGTGTTCCGGCTGGCCGAGCTGCATGACTATGTGCGGTCCTCCCTGCCGCAGGGCGAGGCGGAGCGGCTGGAGCACTGCGACCGCATCCGCGTGGATGGCGATACCGCCTTCATCCAGTACCAGTTGGTGTTGCGTGGCGGGCTGGCTTCCTTTCACAGCAGCGAAGCCATCACCGTGCGTGACGGGCTGATCTGGCGCGTACGCGAATATGCCACCTTGCAGCACGGCACGGCGCAGGGCCAGCCTGCCAGCAGCAGTGCCAGCCCGCTGCAAAAGCTGGGCCTGTCTGCGCGGCAACTGGGGCGCATGGCGGAAGACCTGCACAGCTACTTCCGGCAGCAGCAGCCTTATTTGCAGGCCGATTGCACGCTGGCCGCGGTGGCGGCAGCCACCGGCTACAGCCGCAACCAGTTGTCCTATCTGCTCAACCAGGTGCTGGGGCAAAGCTTTTACCGCTATGTCAACCAGGCCCGGCTGCAACATCTGCTGGCCAGCCTGCCCGCCGCAGACAGCATGGCACGTATCGACCAACTGGCGTTTGCCGCCGGTTTCAATTCGCTGTCGGTGTTTTACCGCTGCTTCCGCCAGCACACCGGAATGTCGCCCGCTGCCTGGCTGCGGGTTTCTCCGCGCGGGTCCGCAGCGACGACAGGCCAGGGCAGTGCCGACTAAGCTGCCTTCCATTCTTGATGGAGAGGGCAGAACATGGCCGCAACACAACACATCAGCCTGTGGATGGAACAACTGGGCGACAGCCTGATGCCGCGTGCGGCGCTGCCGGGCGATATCGAGGCCGATGTAGCTATTGTCGGTGCCGGCTTCACCGGGCTGTGGACCGCCTATTACCTGAAGCAGCAGGCCCCGGATCTGCACATCGTGGTGCTGGAAGCCCAGATTGCCGGCTTTGGCGCCTCCGGCCGCAATGGCGGCTGGCTGATTGGCGAAGTGCTGGGCGAGGACCGTCTGCTGGCCGCGCTCGACCCGGCGGCACGGGCGCAAAGCCGTGCCTTGCTGCACGATATTCCCGATGAAGTAGGCCGCGTCATCGCCCGTGAAGGCATTCATTGCCATTACCGCAAGGGTGGGGTGCTGTATTGCGCTGCCCGTTATCCCGAGCAGGAAGTGCGCCTGCGTCAGCAATTGGCCGCCTGGCGTGCCCATGGCCATGGCGAAGAGGACTACCGCTGGCTGGAGGTGGCCGAGCTGAACCAGCAACTGCGGCTGGCCACGCCGTATGGCGCGGTGTATTCGCCGCATGTGGCCACCATTCAGCCCGCGCGGCTGGTGCGCGGGCTGGCCGCCTGTGTGGAGCGGCTGGGCGTGCAGATTTACGAACAATCCCGCGTCACCCACTGGCAGCCCGGCGTGCTGCACACTGCGCAAGGCCGGGTACAGGCGCACTGGCTGGTCCCCGCCATCGAAGGCTATGCCAGCACCCTGCCACCGTTTGGGCGTTATCAGTTGCCGGTACAAAGCCTGATCATTGCCACCGAGCCCTTGTCCGACGCGCTGTGGGAGGAAATCGGCCTGCGTCACGGCCAGGCCTTCAGCGAAAACAGCCGCCAGGTCAGCTATGGCCAGCGCAGCCGCGACAACCGGCTGGTATTCGGTGCCCGTGGCGGTTACCGCTTTGGCGGCAAGCTGCGCCAGGACTTCACCCTGACAGCAGACGAAATCGCGCTGCGCCGCCAGTTGATGGTGGAGCTGTTTCCCATGCTGGACAAGGTGCGTATCAGCCACGGCTGGGGTGGCAATCTGGGCGCGGCGCGGCGCTTTCAGCCGCATATGGTGTGCGATGCCGGCGTAGGGCTGGCCTGGGCCGGTGGCTATGGCGGCGAGGGCGTGGGCGCCAGCAATCTGGCAGGCCGTACGCTGGCCGACCTGATGCTGGGCAAGGACACCTTGCTGACCGGCCAGCCCTGGGTAAAAACCGTGGCCAGCCTGGGCCGCTGGGAGCCGGAGCCGCTGCGCTGGCTGGGCTACAACGCCATCATCAAGAGTTTTACCTGGGAAGACCAAACGCTGAACAAGCCGCACAGCCCGCGCTGGCAGCGCCGGCTGGCCCAGGATGTGGCCGGTTTCATGGAAGGGCTGATGCAGTAAGCCGGTGTTTATCCCTTCCGCTATTCCTTCCCGACAGGAGAGCAGCATGTCCATCACCCATCTGCCGCAAAGCGGCAGCATATCCTTGTCCGCCGCCATGCCGGTGGCCCAGCCGCTGGGTACGCCGCATGCCGCCACCCGTGTGCATGCCGTGGAGCGCCCGGATGGCGTGGAAACCGGCGTCTGGGAGTGCAGCCCTGGCCGCTGGCGACGCCAGATCATGCAGGCCGAGTTCTGCCATTTCATCCAGGGGCGTTGCCGTTTCATTCCGGATGCCGGTGAGGCCATCGACATTGCTGCCGGCGATGCCGTGTATTTCCCGGCCAATAGCCGCGGGGTATGGGAAGTGACCGAAACCGTGCGCAAAAGCTATGTGCTGCTGCCCTGAACCGGGCCAGCCTCGCCGACATGAAGACTGCCTGGACGAGACAGGGGGCTTGTCCTAAACTGACCGCTGTCTTTTCATGCCGGCCTGCTCCGGCCACCCGGGCTCCTGTTCATGAATGCAGCCAACAAATTGCTTGCGGCTGTCCGCTTTCGCTGGCGGGTGCGTATTCCAGACGCGCTATGGCCGGAGTTCGAGCATTACATCCTGCGCCAGCACCGCCCCTTTTTGCTGCTGACCAACATCATCGCCGCCCTGGCTTTTTTTTCCTATGTGCTGGCTGATGCGCTGCTGATACCCGATATGGCCAGCGCGTCGCTGCTGACGCGGGCAACCCTGCTGGTGGTGGCCATGGTGAATATCTGGCTGGTGTTCGGTCGCAGCCGCAATGTGCTGCTGATGGACCAACTGATGCCGGTACACGACCTGATTGCCACCCTGTCCTGGTTCGAGCTGCTCAAGCGCAGCCATTCGCCCGATGTGCCCACCTTTCTGTATGCATCGCTGATCTTCATCGTGTTTGCCAATCTGGGCGTGCGGGTATCGTTCAAGGGGGCGGTGCTCAGCTCACTGGCCATTTCGGTTGCCATCATGAGCAATGTGGCGCTGATGAACCCGCATGACAGCAAGCCGCTGCTGGTGTTTTCGCTGGTCTACCTGCCGGTATTGCTGTTCTGCCTGTTCATGAGCTGGAGCACCACCACCAGTGTGCGGCTGGCGTTTTACACCGCGCAGGAGCAGCGGCGGCGCAAGCATGAGCTTTCCACCCTCAATCAACGCCTGCAGATGCTGGCCTCCACCGACGCACTCACCCGCGTGGGCAATCGCCGTGCCTTCGATCTGCAATTGCAAGCATTCTGGCAGCAGTCGCAGCAACATGGCCGCCCCTTTGCCCTGCTGCTGGTGGATATCGATTACTTCAAGCCCTACAACGACCATTACGGCCATCCGGCCGGGGATCACATCCTGGCGGATGTGGCCAGCGCCATGGTCAGTTGTCTGCGTAGCGGCCAGGCACTGGCTTTTCGCTATGGCGGCGAGGAATTTGCCATCCTGCTGCAAACCGGCAGCCAGGACGAGCTATTGCACATTGCCCAGCGGGTGCAACAGCAGGTAGCGGCGCTGGAGGTGGAGCACCGCTACCGGCCGGACGGCTTGGGCTACCTTACCATCAGCCTGGGTGCCGCCCTTTCCAGCCTGCATGGGCTGCAACATGCCACCGATCTGCTGGCCTGCTGCGACCGCATGCTGTACCGCGCCAAGCAGCAAGGGCGCAATCAGGTGCTGCTGGCCCAGGACGAAACCGTCGGTATCGTCTGACCGCCGGCCTGCGCCAGCACCGCTCCCAGCAGTACATCCGCCCCCATGCGCAGGTCGTCCGGCAGCGCGTCTTCGGCCTCGTTGTGGCTAAGGCCGTCCACGCAGGGGACAAAAATCATGGCGCTGGGACAATGCCGTGCCAGATGGATGGCATCGTGGCCGGCACCGCTGACCATCTCCTGATGCGGGTAGCCCAATGCCGTCACTGCCTGGCGCACCGCGGCAATGCAGTCGCGGTCGAACGGTGTGGCGGCACTGAACCAGTGCTGCTGGATATTGACCGTCAGGCCGCGTTGCGCGGCCAGTTGCTGCAGCACCCTCCGGGTACTTTCTTCCATGGCATGGATCTGTGCGTCCTGCGGGTGGCGCAGGTCCACGGTAAACCGCACCTGGCCGGGGACGGTATTGCGCGATGCGCCGGGAATCAGCAGTTGCCCCACCGTCACCAAACCGTGCGGGCCGAATGCATTGGCCAGTTGTTCCAACTGGCTGATCATGGTGCTGGCGGCAAACAGCGCGTCGCGGCGCAGCCG contains the following coding sequences:
- a CDS encoding AraC family transcriptional regulator, whose protein sequence is MNQPPTPDSQGFLPATHQVVLRYHQAWKQRRLEDILALYHPDIAYHDFLQNRVFRLAELHDYVRSSLPQGEAERLEHCDRIRVDGDTAFIQYQLVLRGGLASFHSSEAITVRDGLIWRVREYATLQHGTAQGQPASSSASPLQKLGLSARQLGRMAEDLHSYFRQQQPYLQADCTLAAVAAATGYSRNQLSYLLNQVLGQSFYRYVNQARLQHLLASLPAADSMARIDQLAFAAGFNSLSVFYRCFRQHTGMSPAAWLRVSPRGSAATTGQGSAD
- a CDS encoding NAD(P)/FAD-dependent oxidoreductase, with the protein product MAATQHISLWMEQLGDSLMPRAALPGDIEADVAIVGAGFTGLWTAYYLKQQAPDLHIVVLEAQIAGFGASGRNGGWLIGEVLGEDRLLAALDPAARAQSRALLHDIPDEVGRVIAREGIHCHYRKGGVLYCAARYPEQEVRLRQQLAAWRAHGHGEEDYRWLEVAELNQQLRLATPYGAVYSPHVATIQPARLVRGLAACVERLGVQIYEQSRVTHWQPGVLHTAQGRVQAHWLVPAIEGYASTLPPFGRYQLPVQSLIIATEPLSDALWEEIGLRHGQAFSENSRQVSYGQRSRDNRLVFGARGGYRFGGKLRQDFTLTADEIALRRQLMVELFPMLDKVRISHGWGGNLGAARRFQPHMVCDAGVGLAWAGGYGGEGVGASNLAGRTLADLMLGKDTLLTGQPWVKTVASLGRWEPEPLRWLGYNAIIKSFTWEDQTLNKPHSPRWQRRLAQDVAGFMEGLMQ
- a CDS encoding cupin domain-containing protein, which codes for MSITHLPQSGSISLSAAMPVAQPLGTPHAATRVHAVERPDGVETGVWECSPGRWRRQIMQAEFCHFIQGRCRFIPDAGEAIDIAAGDAVYFPANSRGVWEVTETVRKSYVLLP
- a CDS encoding sensor domain-containing diguanylate cyclase codes for the protein MNAANKLLAAVRFRWRVRIPDALWPEFEHYILRQHRPFLLLTNIIAALAFFSYVLADALLIPDMASASLLTRATLLVVAMVNIWLVFGRSRNVLLMDQLMPVHDLIATLSWFELLKRSHSPDVPTFLYASLIFIVFANLGVRVSFKGAVLSSLAISVAIMSNVALMNPHDSKPLLVFSLVYLPVLLFCLFMSWSTTTSVRLAFYTAQEQRRRKHELSTLNQRLQMLASTDALTRVGNRRAFDLQLQAFWQQSQQHGRPFALLLVDIDYFKPYNDHYGHPAGDHILADVASAMVSCLRSGQALAFRYGGEEFAILLQTGSQDELLHIAQRVQQQVAALEVEHRYRPDGLGYLTISLGAALSSLHGLQHATDLLACCDRMLYRAKQQGRNQVLLAQDETVGIV